One window from the genome of bacterium encodes:
- a CDS encoding aminotransferase class I/II-fold pyridoxal phosphate-dependent enzyme, with protein sequence MGVSARAREAMEQGWYPYFKAFGSGADTEVYLDGHKLIMIGSNNYLGLTQDPRVKKAAIKAIEQFGSGCTGSRFLNGTLTLHEELEAKLASFMNVEAVLVFSTGFMTNQGVISALVGRKDLVVGDSENHASIVDGTRLAFGRALKYRHNNIQDLDRVLTRNKSEENGVLIVSDGVFSMGGDIVDLPALVAVAKKHGARIMLDDAHAIGVLGRNGRGTAEHFGLEKEVDLTMGTFSKSFASIGGFIAGSEEVVHYIKHVSRAFIFSASPPPASVATVIAAVDILQAEPERRERLWHNYHKMKKGFEQLGFNTGDSQTPIIPIIIGEDEKTFLLWRLLFENGVFANPVISPAAPPGKALIRTSYMATHTEEELDKVLGIFEKLGRQLNII encoded by the coding sequence ATGGGGGTTTCTGCACGCGCACGTGAAGCCATGGAACAGGGATGGTATCCCTATTTCAAAGCATTTGGGTCGGGTGCGGATACCGAGGTATATCTCGATGGGCACAAGCTGATCATGATCGGGTCCAATAACTATCTCGGCCTAACCCAGGACCCCCGGGTAAAAAAGGCAGCCATCAAGGCGATTGAACAATTCGGATCCGGCTGTACCGGATCCCGTTTTCTGAACGGCACCTTGACCCTGCACGAAGAATTGGAAGCAAAGCTGGCGTCTTTTATGAACGTGGAGGCGGTGCTGGTCTTTTCCACCGGATTTATGACCAACCAGGGGGTGATCTCCGCCCTCGTAGGCCGTAAGGACCTGGTTGTGGGCGACAGCGAGAACCATGCCAGCATCGTCGACGGCACGCGTCTGGCCTTTGGCCGCGCGCTGAAATACCGTCACAACAACATCCAGGACCTCGATCGGGTGTTGACGCGCAATAAATCAGAGGAAAACGGCGTTCTGATCGTCAGTGACGGCGTTTTCAGCATGGGCGGCGATATCGTCGACCTGCCAGCGCTGGTCGCCGTGGCCAAAAAGCACGGCGCCCGCATCATGCTCGACGACGCTCATGCCATCGGCGTGTTGGGCCGCAACGGCCGCGGCACAGCCGAGCATTTCGGCCTGGAGAAAGAAGTCGATCTGACCATGGGCACATTCAGCAAAAGCTTTGCCTCCATCGGCGGATTCATCGCCGGCTCTGAAGAGGTGGTGCATTATATCAAGCATGTGTCGCGGGCCTTCATTTTCTCCGCCAGTCCGCCGCCCGCCTCGGTGGCAACGGTCATTGCGGCAGTGGACATCCTTCAAGCGGAGCCGGAGCGCCGAGAAAGGCTGTGGCACAACTATCACAAGATGAAAAAGGGATTTGAACAGCTGGGGTTCAATACCGGCGACAGCCAAACCCCCATCATCCCCATCATTATCGGCGAAGATGAAAAGACATTTCTGCTCTGGCGGCTGCTGTTTGAAAACGGCGTGTTCGCCAATCCAGTCATCAGTCCGGCGGCGCCGCCGGGCAAAGCCCTGATCCGCACCAGCTACATGGCCACGCACACGGAGGAGGAGCTGGACAAGGTGTTGGGGATTTTTGAAAAATTGGGCCGGCAACTGAACATCATCTGA
- a CDS encoding ATP-dependent helicase, translating to MAKLFYIELIYFFLLSEERPGEAGGPFMTSCDHISFELDVKAARAAWRRAKASGVRACWLACSKLAPDRLFNHEKFDQVFIYQDLALPAFLNVLTILQSQIISPLLQAAKPFSFLSRWPRSFYTARLNSDGLHDSRQQLSAQILLEHFGPMLDRSFQLQRTPLQKKSTALALDEDLDEAQVNAIRQLYGPVRVLAPAGSGKTKTLINRIIHLVNEGVAAHRILALAFNKKAAQEMVERLAQRGVAIAGNLDEEGVTVRTFHALGYEILRRHNGWRYQHDEGDKRCRQLLQTAAEKVLRLPMLRNQDPAAGLLASLTAATTDLPEWEEMRTEINGEQFPFKDIFAHYLQLQSAQGYMNFDDMIYWPLRLLLDDAGLRQTIQHRFHFVLVDEFQDLNRSQLLLMQLLSMPHNNLFVVGDDDQMIYGWRGADVQNILNFAEHYRGAATYTLETNYRSTRQVIDHSKWLIAHNRRRVAKDIHPTATAAEGEFTVTLHSNLWAQAKKAVEWILQRREQGADGWSDFAVLYRYHVYQYLLAVLLDSYKIPHTFVDHRGLMQTAVGRDVYSYLTVLFFPQAAGEKEWSRVLKRPNKFLTNSLIRTITSWEALEQVACDLTVSERERLVLEEWLRQVDPFRRIDANAVKVPDLLARLVTSFDLRSFYAGLPSVYGAADEAGQEVVLDVLIEVSAACADLTEFYQQLSPAGPGDPADEWEAEASVPQVTLATIHASKGKEFPHVVLFHLAHDYRLRSDPDWEEERRVTYVGVTRAIRTLLITAPEKEYSDFLIEVSLNPGLAGLSDAKLEKKIHELKKERRPLPMPKNAGADVEPATTSRQKLAELEQELALRRLLIHGERNA from the coding sequence ATGGCGAAACTGTTTTACATTGAATTAATTTATTTTTTCCTGCTGTCGGAGGAACGGCCTGGTGAAGCGGGTGGCCCATTTATGACTTCTTGCGACCATATCAGTTTTGAATTGGATGTCAAGGCGGCACGCGCTGCCTGGAGGAGAGCCAAGGCGTCGGGTGTTCGCGCCTGCTGGCTCGCCTGCTCTAAACTTGCCCCTGATCGTTTATTTAACCATGAAAAATTCGATCAGGTCTTTATCTATCAGGACCTAGCCCTGCCGGCGTTTCTGAATGTGCTGACGATTCTGCAGTCTCAGATCATTTCCCCCCTGCTGCAGGCGGCCAAGCCTTTTTCTTTTCTTTCCCGCTGGCCGCGCTCTTTTTACACTGCACGTCTGAACAGCGATGGGCTGCATGACTCCCGGCAGCAGCTGTCTGCGCAGATTCTTCTGGAGCACTTTGGCCCCATGCTGGACCGTTCGTTTCAACTGCAGCGAACACCGCTGCAGAAAAAGAGCACCGCCCTGGCGTTGGACGAGGATCTGGATGAGGCGCAGGTCAACGCCATCCGTCAGCTCTACGGCCCTGTTCGCGTGTTGGCGCCGGCCGGGTCGGGTAAGACCAAGACGCTGATCAACCGCATCATCCATCTGGTCAATGAAGGCGTGGCCGCCCATCGGATACTCGCACTGGCGTTCAACAAAAAAGCGGCGCAGGAGATGGTGGAGCGGTTGGCGCAGCGCGGCGTTGCCATTGCCGGAAACCTGGACGAAGAGGGGGTGACCGTTCGGACCTTTCATGCGCTGGGCTATGAGATCCTTCGGCGTCACAACGGCTGGCGGTATCAGCACGATGAGGGCGACAAAAGATGCCGGCAGTTGCTGCAGACGGCTGCCGAAAAAGTGCTGCGTCTGCCGATGCTGCGTAATCAGGATCCCGCCGCCGGCCTGCTCGCCAGCTTGACTGCCGCCACGACCGATTTGCCGGAATGGGAGGAGATGCGCACAGAAATCAACGGCGAACAGTTTCCGTTCAAAGATATTTTTGCCCACTATTTGCAGCTGCAATCCGCACAGGGGTATATGAATTTCGATGACATGATCTATTGGCCGTTGCGGCTGCTGCTGGATGACGCCGGGCTGCGGCAAACAATTCAGCACCGGTTCCATTTTGTTCTTGTCGATGAATTTCAGGATCTCAATCGCAGTCAGCTGTTGTTGATGCAGCTGCTCAGCATGCCGCACAACAATCTTTTCGTCGTCGGCGATGACGATCAGATGATCTACGGCTGGCGTGGTGCGGATGTGCAAAACATTCTGAACTTTGCCGAGCATTACCGCGGCGCAGCCACTTACACCCTGGAGACCAATTATCGTTCCACCCGGCAGGTGATCGATCACTCCAAGTGGTTGATCGCCCACAACCGCCGCAGGGTGGCTAAAGACATCCATCCCACCGCGACCGCGGCCGAGGGCGAGTTCACCGTCACCCTGCACAGCAACCTGTGGGCACAGGCTAAAAAAGCGGTCGAGTGGATTTTACAGCGGCGGGAACAGGGGGCCGACGGCTGGTCTGATTTCGCCGTGCTCTATCGTTATCATGTCTATCAATATCTGTTGGCGGTTCTGTTGGACAGCTACAAAATTCCGCACACCTTTGTGGATCACCGCGGCCTGATGCAAACCGCAGTGGGCAGAGACGTATACAGCTATCTGACGGTTTTATTTTTTCCGCAGGCAGCGGGCGAAAAAGAGTGGAGCCGGGTTCTAAAGCGTCCAAACAAATTTTTAACCAATTCCTTGATTCGCACGATCACCTCCTGGGAAGCGCTGGAGCAGGTCGCCTGTGATCTTACGGTCAGCGAACGGGAACGGCTGGTGCTGGAGGAGTGGTTGCGACAAGTCGATCCGTTCCGCCGGATCGACGCCAACGCGGTTAAGGTGCCGGACCTGTTGGCGCGGCTCGTAACGTCGTTTGACCTGCGTTCGTTTTATGCCGGACTGCCGTCGGTCTACGGTGCGGCGGATGAGGCGGGTCAGGAAGTGGTGCTTGACGTTCTCATCGAAGTCTCCGCCGCCTGCGCTGACCTGACCGAGTTTTACCAACAGCTGAGTCCGGCCGGGCCGGGCGATCCGGCTGATGAATGGGAAGCGGAGGCATCTGTGCCGCAGGTGACCCTGGCCACTATTCACGCCAGTAAGGGCAAAGAGTTTCCGCACGTGGTCCTGTTCCATCTGGCCCATGATTATCGTCTCCGTTCCGACCCAGACTGGGAAGAGGAGCGCCGGGTAACCTATGTCGGCGTCACCCGCGCCATCCGCACACTATTGATCACCGCGCCGGAAAAAGAGTACTCTGATTTCCTGATCGAGGTGAGTCTGAATCCCGGTCTGGCTGGACTCTCCGATGCCAAACTGGAGAAAAAAATCCACGAGCTGAAAAAGGAAAGGCGTCCTCTGCCGATGCCTAAAAACGCCGGCGCCGACGTAGAACCCGCCACGACCTCCAGGCAAAAACTGGCAGAGCTGGAGCAGGAGCTTGCCCTGCGCCGCCTGTTGATCCATGGTGAAAGGAACGCATGA
- a CDS encoding NAD-dependent epimerase/dehydratase family protein yields MKALVTGSNGFIGSTLVEKLLHQGHQVTCLVRRQSNLAWLQNLPVAYSYASLSNGEGLEEAVAGMDWIFHLAGVTKARDRQGYVEGNVTITKRLLQACRLQQGLKKFVYVSSQAAAGPSLSGIPLTEADEPHPISIYGECKLAAEKEVLNLSRELPVVVLRPPSVYGPRDRDILVYFQNVNRGLVLVLGKGDPQISLVHVSDLVDGIILAAEQPTSNGKVFFISGDGYYDWNTIGREIAQAMERKTITIRTPVWLLYSVSWIARAMAQVTGKPALLNADKVREMVQPGWMCSNQSAKQELGFAPQYTLAQGVRQTGRWYRENGWL; encoded by the coding sequence ATGAAAGCGTTGGTAACCGGCAGCAATGGATTTATCGGCAGTACCTTGGTGGAAAAACTGCTGCATCAGGGCCATCAGGTTACCTGTCTGGTTCGTCGTCAAAGCAACTTGGCCTGGCTGCAGAATCTGCCTGTGGCGTATTCCTACGCCAGCCTGTCCAATGGCGAAGGGCTGGAAGAGGCGGTCGCCGGAATGGATTGGATTTTCCACCTGGCCGGGGTCACCAAAGCCAGAGACCGGCAGGGCTATGTGGAGGGAAACGTGACCATCACCAAACGGCTGCTGCAAGCGTGTCGTCTGCAGCAGGGGCTGAAAAAATTCGTCTATGTCTCCAGTCAGGCGGCTGCTGGCCCAAGCCTGTCCGGCATCCCCCTTACTGAAGCGGATGAACCGCATCCGATCTCTATTTACGGCGAGTGCAAGCTGGCGGCTGAGAAAGAAGTCTTGAACCTGAGCCGTGAGCTGCCCGTGGTCGTGCTCAGGCCGCCGTCGGTCTATGGTCCCAGAGACCGTGACATCCTGGTCTATTTCCAGAATGTCAACCGTGGGCTGGTGCTGGTGCTGGGCAAAGGTGATCCACAGATCAGCCTGGTGCATGTTTCAGACCTGGTCGACGGCATCATTCTGGCGGCGGAACAACCGACGAGCAACGGCAAAGTGTTCTTTATCTCCGGCGACGGCTATTATGATTGGAACACCATCGGCCGGGAGATCGCGCAGGCGATGGAGAGGAAGACCATCACCATCAGAACGCCGGTGTGGCTGTTATACTCTGTATCTTGGATTGCCCGTGCCATGGCGCAGGTGACCGGTAAACCGGCCCTTCTCAATGCGGACAAGGTGCGCGAGATGGTGCAACCCGGCTGGATGTGCAGCAACCAATCGGCAAAACAGGAGCTGGGCTTTGCTCCTCAATACACCTTGGCGCAGGGGGTGCGACAGACCGGCCGTTGGTACCGGGAAAACGGCTGGCTTTAG